In the genome of Deinococcus sp. YIM 77859, one region contains:
- a CDS encoding allantoate amidohydrolase — MTTSPLPNELDWTDLAGRTLACCLEIAACTEEPGRITRTFLCSAMRGTHARLDRWAASLGLQTHEDAAGNWRATRRSGRPGARTLVIGSHLDSVPNAGAYDGVLGVVLGLGLLEALGDTPLPYHVELVGFSEEEGVRFGVPFIGSRALIGTAQELLTVTDAQGKTVAQAIIEYGLDVAQLAGAQLKADVLGYFEMHIEQGPVLEAEGRSLAAVSAIAGQSRLNLTFTGKANHAGTTPMSLRRDALTGASALVLAAENLARNTPGLVATVGALRPLPGASNVIPGEVQLTLDIRHARDEVRLGALDELLTLAGQIAEERGLSFAHELRLEEHATPMDPGLTALLGEALEAEGHVAAPMVSGAGHDAMLLGQVWPASMLFLRSPGGLSHHPDEAVREEDVAAALRVGTRFLRRLAEREEAR; from the coding sequence ATGACCACGTCCCCGCTGCCGAACGAACTCGACTGGACCGACCTGGCCGGGCGCACCCTCGCCTGCTGCCTGGAGATCGCCGCCTGCACCGAGGAACCGGGCCGGATCACCCGCACCTTCCTCTGCTCGGCCATGCGAGGTACCCACGCCCGGCTGGACCGCTGGGCCGCCTCCCTGGGCCTCCAGACCCACGAGGACGCCGCCGGGAACTGGCGCGCGACCCGCCGCAGCGGCCGCCCGGGCGCCCGCACCCTGGTGATCGGCTCGCACCTTGACAGCGTGCCCAACGCGGGGGCCTACGACGGCGTCCTAGGCGTGGTGCTGGGCCTCGGCCTGCTGGAGGCGCTGGGGGACACGCCTCTTCCCTACCACGTCGAACTCGTGGGCTTCAGCGAGGAAGAAGGGGTGCGCTTCGGCGTCCCCTTTATCGGCAGTCGGGCGCTGATCGGGACCGCCCAGGAGCTGCTGACCGTGACGGACGCGCAGGGCAAGACGGTCGCGCAGGCGATCATCGAGTACGGGCTGGACGTGGCACAACTGGCCGGTGCACAGCTCAAGGCCGACGTGCTGGGCTACTTCGAGATGCACATCGAGCAGGGGCCGGTGCTGGAGGCGGAAGGCCGCTCGCTCGCCGCGGTGAGTGCCATCGCCGGGCAGTCGCGCCTGAACCTCACCTTTACCGGCAAGGCCAACCACGCGGGCACCACGCCGATGTCCCTGCGCCGCGACGCGCTGACCGGGGCAAGCGCCCTGGTCCTAGCCGCGGAGAACCTGGCGCGGAACACGCCCGGCCTGGTCGCCACCGTCGGCGCCTTGAGGCCGCTGCCGGGCGCGAGCAACGTGATTCCCGGCGAGGTGCAGCTCACGCTGGACATCCGCCACGCCCGGGACGAGGTGCGGCTGGGGGCGCTTGACGAACTCCTCACCCTTGCGGGCCAGATCGCGGAGGAACGCGGCCTCTCTTTCGCGCACGAGCTGCGGCTGGAGGAACACGCCACGCCGATGGACCCCGGCCTGACCGCCCTGCTGGGTGAGGCGCTGGAGGCCGAAGGACACGTCGCCGCCCCGATGGTGAGCGGCGCCGGGCACGACGCCATGCTCTTGGGACAGGTCTGGCCCGCCAGCATGCTGTTCCTGCGCTCGCCCGGCGGCCTGAGCCACCACCCCGACGAGGCCGTGCGGGAGGAGGACGTGGCGGCGGCCCTGCGCGTGGGCACCCGCTTTCTGCGGCGGCTCGCCGAGCGGGAGGAGGCACGCTGA
- a CDS encoding ankyrin repeat domain-containing protein, which translates to MQDPPEKHTTAAETLDPETLAFVQSVFDLVRRGEAERLGTLLAQGLPPDLRNERGDSLLMLASYHGHLETARQLLRYGADPDLRNDQGQTPLLGAVFKGDVPMVELLLAEGADVESAGPDGRTALMMAAMFNRTALVELLLARGANLQARDVRGLSALDAARAMGAPDTTAQLQKLLGQTS; encoded by the coding sequence ATGCAAGACCCTCCCGAGAAGCACACCACAGCCGCCGAGACCCTCGATCCGGAGACGCTGGCCTTTGTCCAGTCGGTCTTCGATCTGGTGAGAAGGGGGGAAGCGGAGCGCTTGGGCACACTGCTGGCCCAGGGCCTGCCCCCCGACCTGCGCAACGAGCGGGGAGACAGCCTGCTGATGCTCGCGAGCTACCACGGCCATCTGGAGACGGCCCGGCAACTGCTGCGGTACGGGGCAGATCCCGACCTGCGCAACGATCAGGGTCAGACACCGCTGCTGGGAGCCGTCTTCAAGGGGGACGTGCCCATGGTGGAACTGCTGCTCGCCGAGGGGGCCGACGTGGAAAGCGCCGGGCCGGATGGCCGCACGGCGCTGATGATGGCCGCGATGTTCAACCGAACAGCGCTGGTAGAGCTGCTGCTGGCGCGTGGGGCGAACCTGCAGGCGCGTGACGTGCGGGGTCTATCCGCCCTGGACGCGGCACGGGCGATGGGCGCGCCGGACACCACCGCCCAACTGCAAAAGCTGCTGGGGCAGACTTCGTAG
- the allE gene encoding (S)-ureidoglycine aminohydrolase → MNRPPSLQQLGQTRSVVNQEYALLTPETFIRTTVAEWKNTSCAVHIAPVMGLGTRFTQFTAEMGAGAEASAPPTGIQRFVFVLDGEVELTVNGETRRLGEYDYAYLPAGTAHTLRAENGARVSVFEKKFHEQAAGLPAPQVFFGNERQVAGTAFEGDPGLIARKLLPDEPQFDFIVTTMSYAPGATLPYVEIHYMEHGLLMLEGEGIYRLGERYFPVTRGDVIWMGAHCPQWYGALGKTWSKYLLYKDMNRHPLELR, encoded by the coding sequence TTGAACCGCCCACCCAGCCTGCAACAGCTCGGCCAGACCCGCAGCGTCGTCAACCAGGAGTACGCGCTGCTGACGCCCGAAACCTTTATCCGCACGACCGTGGCGGAGTGGAAGAACACGAGCTGCGCCGTTCACATCGCCCCGGTGATGGGCTTGGGCACGCGCTTCACCCAGTTCACCGCCGAGATGGGGGCGGGGGCCGAGGCGAGCGCGCCGCCCACGGGGATCCAGCGCTTCGTGTTCGTGCTGGACGGCGAGGTCGAACTCACGGTGAACGGCGAGACGCGCCGCCTGGGTGAATACGACTACGCCTACCTGCCCGCCGGGACGGCCCACACCCTGCGCGCCGAGAACGGGGCGCGCGTCTCCGTCTTCGAGAAGAAGTTCCACGAGCAGGCGGCGGGCCTCCCCGCGCCGCAGGTCTTCTTCGGCAACGAGCGGCAGGTGGCGGGCACCGCGTTCGAGGGTGACCCCGGACTCATCGCGCGCAAGCTGCTCCCCGACGAACCGCAGTTCGACTTCATCGTGACCACCATGAGCTACGCGCCGGGTGCGACGCTGCCCTACGTGGAGATCCACTATATGGAACACGGCCTCCTGATGCTGGAGGGCGAGGGCATCTACCGCCTGGGCGAGCGCTACTTCCCGGTGACGCGTGGGGACGTGATCTGGATGGGCGCACACTGCCCGCAGTGGTACGGTGCCCTGGGCAAAACGTGGAGCAAGTACCTGCTCTACAAGGACATGAACCGCCACCCGCTCGAACTCCGCTAG
- a CDS encoding 3-dehydroquinate synthase, translated as MTRVLEQTVPVTFRYAVHFTHGLFQAHNPVLCTALASATGEPAKVLCVLDGGVSQAFPDLGARVAAYFAAHADALHLVAPPLTVPGGERVKQEAGWVRAVQDAIHMHGIDRHSYVVVVGGGAVLDMVGFAAATAHRGVRLVRVPTTVLAQNDSGVGVKNSVNAYGKKNWLGTFAPPYAVLNDLTFLTALEDRDWLGGLAEAVKVALLKDAAFFAWLEEQAGALVARDLEAMEYAVYRCAELHLAHIAGAGDPFELGSSRPLDFGHWAAHKLESLTGYALRHGEAVAVGLALDCTYGALQGMLPETDWQRVLRLLLALKLPVYVPELGTSAQDPADPRGVLSGLNEFREHLGGRLTIPLLTAIGHATEVHAMDADVLRRSVELLRDLHDQPRGASWLPTPTLAS; from the coding sequence GTGACCCGCGTGCTTGAGCAGACCGTTCCGGTCACGTTCCGCTACGCCGTTCACTTTACGCACGGGCTGTTTCAGGCGCACAACCCGGTGCTGTGCACGGCGCTGGCAAGCGCGACTGGAGAGCCCGCGAAAGTGCTGTGCGTCCTCGACGGGGGCGTCTCACAAGCGTTTCCTGACCTGGGGGCGCGGGTCGCAGCGTACTTCGCCGCGCACGCGGACGCGCTGCACCTTGTCGCGCCGCCCCTGACCGTGCCGGGCGGCGAGCGCGTCAAACAGGAGGCCGGATGGGTGCGGGCCGTGCAGGACGCCATTCACATGCACGGCATCGACCGGCATTCCTATGTGGTTGTGGTGGGCGGCGGCGCGGTGCTTGACATGGTGGGCTTTGCGGCGGCGACCGCGCACCGTGGCGTGCGGCTGGTGCGGGTCCCCACCACGGTTCTCGCACAGAACGACTCGGGCGTAGGCGTCAAAAACAGCGTGAACGCCTACGGCAAGAAGAACTGGCTGGGCACCTTTGCGCCGCCGTACGCGGTGCTCAATGATCTCACCTTTCTGACTGCCCTAGAGGACCGCGACTGGCTGGGTGGCCTGGCCGAGGCGGTCAAGGTGGCCCTTCTCAAGGACGCGGCCTTTTTCGCCTGGCTGGAAGAGCAGGCCGGAGCGCTGGTGGCCCGTGACCTGGAGGCGATGGAATACGCCGTGTACCGCTGCGCCGAGCTGCATCTGGCGCACATCGCGGGGGCGGGCGATCCCTTCGAGCTGGGGTCTTCCCGGCCACTTGACTTCGGGCACTGGGCGGCACACAAGCTCGAAAGCCTCACCGGCTACGCGCTGCGGCACGGGGAGGCAGTGGCCGTGGGGCTGGCACTCGACTGTACGTACGGGGCCCTCCAGGGCATGTTGCCGGAGACCGACTGGCAGCGTGTCCTGCGCCTGCTGCTCGCCCTGAAGCTGCCCGTCTACGTCCCCGAACTGGGCACCTCGGCCCAAGATCCGGCCGACCCGCGAGGCGTGCTGAGCGGGCTGAATGAGTTCCGCGAGCACCTGGGCGGACGCCTCACCATCCCGCTGCTGACGGCCATCGGCCACGCCACCGAAGTGCACGCGATGGACGCTGACGTGCTGCGCCGCAGCGTCGAGCTTCTGCGTGACCTCCACGACCAACCCCGAGGAGCATCATGGCTGCCCACACCAACACTGGCCTCCTGA
- a CDS encoding allantoinase: MYDLLVRGGQLVREGGAEQADLGVLEGRIVDVAPELTGNAREELDARGLHVLPGAVDLHVHFNEPGRTDWEGIRTGSRALVAGGGTVFADMPLNSTPPVLDRATFEAKRQAAERESSADFALWGGLTPRNMDRLPELAEAGAVGFKAFMSHSGLEEFESPDDLTLYEGMRQARDLGLIVALHAESEAITRGLSTRIRREGGTGVRDYLRSRPALAEVEAVGRALLLAEETGAKLHLVHLSTGRAVTLAAEARARGVDVSIETCPHYLCFTGEDMERLGAVLKCAPPLRDAAEVDALWAAIRAGLVDTVGSDHSPSTLDLKERADFFEVWGGIGGVQSTLSALLTEGRNRGLSLLDIARLTARTPARRFGLAAKGRLEPGADADLVLVDLDREWVHTQDDLHTRWKFSPYLGRTFRGRVLRTLLRGQTVYVEGRFPHPPGGRFLRPAPPTQEETA, translated from the coding sequence ATGTACGACCTGCTGGTACGCGGCGGACAACTGGTGCGGGAGGGCGGCGCGGAACAGGCCGACCTGGGCGTGCTGGAAGGGCGCATCGTGGACGTGGCGCCGGAACTCACCGGGAATGCCCGCGAGGAGCTGGACGCCCGCGGCCTGCACGTCTTGCCCGGCGCGGTGGACCTTCACGTGCACTTCAACGAGCCGGGCCGCACGGACTGGGAGGGGATCCGCACCGGCAGCCGCGCGCTCGTGGCGGGGGGCGGCACCGTCTTTGCCGACATGCCCCTCAACAGCACGCCGCCCGTGCTTGACCGCGCCACCTTCGAGGCCAAGCGGCAGGCGGCGGAACGTGAGTCCTCCGCGGACTTCGCCCTATGGGGCGGCCTCACCCCCCGCAACATGGACCGCCTCCCCGAGCTGGCGGAGGCGGGCGCGGTGGGGTTCAAGGCGTTCATGAGCCACAGCGGCCTGGAAGAGTTCGAGTCCCCCGACGACCTCACGCTGTACGAGGGGATGCGCCAGGCACGCGACCTGGGCCTGATCGTGGCCCTGCACGCGGAGAGCGAGGCCATCACGCGCGGCCTGTCCACCCGAATTCGCCGCGAGGGCGGGACGGGCGTGCGCGACTACCTGCGCAGCCGCCCCGCCCTCGCGGAGGTGGAGGCCGTGGGCCGCGCGCTGCTGCTCGCTGAGGAGACGGGGGCGAAACTGCACCTGGTCCACCTCAGCACCGGGCGGGCCGTCACGCTGGCCGCCGAGGCCCGCGCGCGTGGCGTGGACGTGAGCATCGAAACCTGCCCGCACTACCTCTGCTTCACCGGCGAGGACATGGAGCGCCTGGGCGCGGTGCTCAAGTGCGCGCCGCCCCTGCGGGACGCGGCGGAAGTGGACGCGCTGTGGGCCGCCATCCGCGCGGGCCTTGTGGACACGGTCGGCTCGGACCACTCGCCCAGCACGCTGGACCTCAAGGAACGCGCCGACTTCTTCGAGGTGTGGGGCGGGATCGGCGGGGTGCAGTCCACCCTGAGTGCTCTGCTGACGGAGGGCCGAAACCGCGGCCTCTCCCTGCTCGACATCGCCCGCCTGACCGCTCGCACGCCCGCACGGCGCTTCGGCCTGGCTGCCAAAGGCCGCCTGGAACCCGGGGCGGATGCTGACCTGGTGCTGGTCGACCTGGACCGCGAGTGGGTCCACACCCAGGACGACCTGCACACCCGCTGGAAGTTCAGCCCCTACCTGGGCCGCACTTTCCGGGGCCGGGTCCTGCGCACGCTGCTGCGCGGCCAGACGGTGTACGTAGAGGGCCGCTTTCCCCACCCACCCGGCGGACGCTTCCTGCGTCCCGCTCCCCCAACCCAGGAGGAAACCGCTTGA
- a CDS encoding malate synthase A gives MTTPGTDLPRALEDRFAERRRALLARSREGWTPGFDPRTAAIRQSDWQVAPPPAELRGRMVEQLVEPSDAAAIQAALAARPDALIFDFDDTFSPTPANVRAGHANLRALPAAGGPLPMIRPRPLYLEDEHGTSASLQDLAAFVEAFANREILYVYLPKLEFPAEAEFWNDLLTETERLQGRALGSIRVCIQIETLPGAFYADELLYALRERAFGLNAGRWDYVFSAIKWLGRDGRFCLPGRDELNMGQPAMRAYEEHLARVCARRGAQAIGGTAALAPDPADPEPALAVVRADKEREAAQGYAAAWAGLPSLIPTVRAVFQSAPPATPPAPKPEEEVAAELLAFPRAEQVSLSAVREATSVATDYFRAWLAGRGVIVRKNRVEDTATAELARAQLWQWVGRRVPLDTGEALTPERFGALLAEQADEQEPAARLLRALVLSATCPPFFPAAVRTPHEVPLA, from the coding sequence GTGACCACACCCGGTACCGACCTGCCCCGCGCCCTGGAGGACCGCTTCGCGGAGCGGCGGCGTGCCCTGCTCGCCCGCTCGCGGGAGGGCTGGACTCCCGGCTTCGATCCCCGCACGGCGGCCATCCGCCAGTCTGACTGGCAGGTAGCGCCCCCGCCCGCCGAGCTGCGGGGCCGTATGGTCGAGCAACTGGTGGAGCCCAGCGACGCGGCGGCGATCCAGGCCGCGCTGGCTGCCCGCCCCGACGCGCTGATCTTCGATTTCGACGACACCTTCTCCCCCACCCCGGCGAACGTCCGCGCCGGGCACGCCAACCTGCGTGCGCTGCCCGCCGCGGGGGGCCCGCTCCCGATGATCCGGCCCCGGCCCCTCTATCTGGAGGACGAGCACGGGACCAGCGCCAGCCTTCAGGATCTGGCCGCCTTCGTGGAGGCGTTCGCGAACCGGGAAATCCTGTACGTCTACCTTCCTAAGCTGGAATTTCCCGCCGAGGCCGAATTCTGGAACGACCTGCTGACCGAGACCGAACGCCTTCAGGGCCGCGCGCTCGGCAGCATCCGGGTCTGCATTCAGATCGAGACGCTGCCCGGCGCCTTCTATGCCGACGAACTGCTGTATGCGCTGCGCGAGCGGGCCTTTGGGCTGAACGCGGGGCGCTGGGATTACGTGTTCAGCGCGATCAAGTGGCTGGGGAGAGACGGCCGCTTCTGCCTGCCTGGGCGCGACGAGCTGAATATGGGGCAGCCCGCCATGCGCGCCTACGAGGAGCATCTGGCCCGCGTCTGTGCCCGCCGGGGGGCGCAGGCCATCGGCGGGACCGCGGCCCTGGCCCCCGACCCGGCCGACCCCGAACCCGCGCTGGCGGTGGTCCGCGCCGACAAGGAACGGGAGGCGGCGCAGGGCTACGCGGCGGCCTGGGCCGGGTTGCCAAGCCTGATTCCGACTGTTCGGGCGGTGTTCCAGTCCGCCCCACCCGCCACGCCCCCCGCGCCGAAGCCGGAAGAGGAGGTCGCCGCGGAGCTGCTGGCCTTTCCGCGTGCGGAGCAGGTCTCGCTGTCCGCCGTGCGGGAGGCCACCAGCGTGGCGACGGACTATTTCCGGGCCTGGCTGGCGGGGCGGGGCGTGATTGTGCGGAAGAATCGGGTGGAGGACACCGCGACCGCCGAACTCGCCCGCGCGCAACTGTGGCAGTGGGTGGGACGCCGCGTCCCGCTGGATACCGGTGAGGCGCTGACGCCCGAGCGGTTCGGGGCGCTGCTCGCCGAGCAGGCGGACGAGCAGGAACCCGCCGCCCGGTTGCTGCGCGCGCTGGTCCTCTCTGCCACCTGCCCGCCCTTCTTTCCCGCCGCCGTCCGCACCCCCCACGAGGTTCCGCTCGCATGA
- a CDS encoding GAF domain-containing protein codes for MLHAPATPSSLAERLLHAAQALSAAPTAEVALGTVLDVAVEALGAPLGVVLLAEERRGLRVAARRGANTEPKDEPFWANPAVTEVLRTGAPLFVAGPRAGAALPLPGEAAALGVLVLNFPEARDFSEEERGFLQALGAQGGLALTLTRSREGQARAEQQLRGLAQAALHIGAAGSLQATLEVITKQARDLIGAHQAVVSLTVGEDWAQAITSVSLSDRYAAWREYDALPDGSGIYALVCRMNAPMRLTQAELEAHPAWRGFGQQAGKHPPLRGWLAVPLVGGDGTNIGLIQLSDKEGGEFTAEDESVLVQLAQFAAGSVEKARLYETAQTELVQRQQAERELRELNASLETRVEERTRELEAARSRAEVLAALGDALQGATTPEQVAELALARLGDALGASRALVVQCSGDVIRIPVVWGEGTTPLHPVQPPGERLEDFPLLAECVRSGTAGYYAADPTAHGDPREPPARAFAVEPIRTPDGERAGLLAVWRPARDVAWPEGDRDLLRRAASTLGLALERAATTQVLQERTAALDAFVAFTEQVGGETDPHALVTRAFGVLSAVLGEVSVAYYEPEGDRWQVRAWAGNIRPDFLARMHAGFPQDAPPLAAAIQTRQAHFVQHWTPPHPACPALPYSALATYPYLEGDTPRGLLSVGSVQQRTWTERERAVIRAVGRSFGLALERARGVTQLAEEQRKLSAANEELEAFAYSVSHDLRTPVRHIRSFNHLLHKELGGHLDAKAARYLRVVDEAAARMNTLIDAMLDLSRTSRLPLHPGPLDLGLLVDSVRAELEADALGRHVEWVIAPLPLVTGDAETLRQVMVNLLGNALKYTRTREQARIEVWAEERPQEWAILVRDNGVGFDPRYGGKLFGVFQRLHRHDEFEGTGVGLANVRRIIARHGGTVFAQGAVGEGATFGFTLPR; via the coding sequence ATGCTCCACGCGCCCGCGACGCCCTCCTCTCTGGCAGAACGCCTGCTGCACGCCGCCCAGGCCCTGAGCGCCGCTCCCACCGCAGAGGTCGCGCTGGGCACCGTGCTGGACGTCGCTGTGGAAGCGCTGGGCGCACCCCTGGGTGTGGTGTTGCTGGCCGAGGAGCGCCGGGGGCTCCGGGTAGCGGCGCGGCGCGGAGCGAATACCGAGCCGAAGGACGAGCCCTTCTGGGCAAATCCAGCGGTCACCGAGGTGCTGCGCACCGGAGCGCCGCTGTTTGTGGCGGGGCCACGAGCAGGAGCCGCCCTGCCACTGCCCGGTGAGGCCGCTGCGCTCGGCGTCCTCGTGCTCAATTTTCCTGAAGCGCGGGACTTCAGTGAGGAGGAACGCGGCTTTCTCCAGGCCCTCGGTGCGCAGGGGGGCTTGGCCCTGACCCTCACCCGTTCACGGGAGGGCCAAGCGCGCGCTGAGCAGCAACTGCGCGGCCTGGCACAGGCGGCCCTGCACATCGGTGCGGCGGGCAGCCTTCAGGCCACACTGGAGGTCATCACCAAGCAGGCCCGCGACCTGATCGGCGCGCACCAGGCGGTTGTGAGCCTGACGGTCGGCGAGGACTGGGCGCAGGCGATTACCAGCGTCTCGCTGAGTGACCGGTACGCCGCGTGGCGAGAGTACGACGCGCTGCCGGACGGCAGCGGCATCTACGCGCTGGTGTGCCGTATGAACGCGCCCATGCGCCTGACCCAGGCCGAGCTGGAAGCGCACCCGGCGTGGCGCGGCTTCGGCCAGCAGGCGGGCAAGCACCCGCCCTTGCGCGGCTGGCTGGCCGTCCCGCTGGTGGGGGGCGACGGAACGAATATCGGCCTGATTCAACTCAGCGACAAGGAAGGGGGCGAATTCACCGCCGAGGACGAAAGCGTGTTGGTGCAGCTCGCGCAGTTCGCGGCGGGCAGCGTAGAAAAGGCGCGCCTGTACGAGACGGCCCAGACCGAGCTCGTGCAGCGCCAGCAGGCCGAGCGGGAGCTGCGCGAACTCAACGCCTCGCTCGAAACGCGGGTCGAGGAGCGCACCCGCGAGCTGGAGGCCGCTCGCTCGCGGGCCGAAGTGCTCGCCGCCCTGGGCGACGCCCTCCAGGGGGCCACGACGCCCGAGCAGGTCGCCGAGCTCGCCCTCGCCCGGCTGGGGGACGCGCTGGGGGCCAGCCGCGCGCTGGTTGTGCAGTGCTCGGGGGACGTCATCCGAATCCCCGTGGTCTGGGGCGAGGGGACAACTCCACTGCACCCCGTGCAGCCGCCGGGCGAGCGGCTGGAGGACTTTCCCCTCCTCGCCGAGTGCGTCCGCAGCGGAACAGCCGGGTACTACGCGGCCGACCCCACGGCACACGGCGATCCCCGGGAGCCTCCTGCCCGCGCCTTTGCCGTAGAACCCATCCGCACACCAGACGGCGAGCGGGCGGGCTTGTTGGCCGTGTGGCGCCCGGCGCGAGACGTGGCCTGGCCGGAGGGTGACCGGGACCTGCTGCGGCGGGCCGCGAGCACCCTGGGCCTGGCGCTTGAACGGGCCGCCACCACACAGGTGCTGCAGGAGCGAACAGCGGCCCTCGACGCGTTTGTCGCGTTCACCGAGCAGGTGGGCGGCGAGACGGATCCGCACGCTCTGGTGACCCGCGCCTTTGGCGTGCTCAGCGCCGTGCTCGGTGAGGTCAGCGTGGCGTACTACGAGCCGGAAGGCGACCGGTGGCAGGTGCGGGCGTGGGCCGGCAACATTCGGCCCGACTTCCTGGCCCGGATGCACGCGGGCTTTCCGCAGGACGCGCCGCCCCTGGCTGCGGCCATTCAGACGCGGCAGGCACACTTCGTGCAGCACTGGACCCCACCGCATCCGGCGTGCCCCGCGCTTCCCTACAGCGCGCTGGCCACCTACCCGTACCTCGAGGGCGACACGCCGCGCGGCCTGCTGTCGGTGGGATCAGTGCAGCAGCGGACCTGGACCGAACGCGAGCGGGCCGTAATCCGCGCGGTGGGCCGCAGCTTCGGCCTGGCGCTTGAACGGGCGCGGGGTGTCACCCAACTGGCCGAGGAGCAGCGCAAGCTGAGCGCTGCCAACGAGGAACTCGAAGCCTTTGCCTACAGCGTCTCGCATGACCTGCGCACACCGGTGCGGCATATTCGCAGCTTCAATCACCTTCTGCACAAGGAGCTGGGGGGTCACCTCGACGCCAAGGCCGCGCGTTACCTCAGGGTGGTGGACGAGGCAGCAGCGCGCATGAATACCCTGATCGACGCGATGCTCGACCTCTCGCGCACCTCCCGGCTGCCCCTGCACCCCGGCCCGCTGGATTTGGGTCTGTTGGTCGACAGCGTGCGTGCGGAGCTGGAGGCGGACGCGCTGGGCCGACACGTTGAATGGGTGATCGCGCCCCTCCCGCTGGTGACGGGCGACGCCGAGACGCTCCGTCAGGTGATGGTCAACCTCCTCGGCAACGCCCTGAAGTACACCCGGACCCGCGAGCAGGCCCGGATCGAGGTGTGGGCCGAGGAACGCCCCCAAGAGTGGGCCATTCTGGTCCGCGACAACGGGGTAGGTTTCGACCCGCGCTACGGGGGCAAATTGTTCGGCGTGTTCCAGCGCCTGCACCGCCACGACGAGTTCGAAGGAACTGGCGTGGGGCTGGCCAACGTGCGGCGCATCATCGCCCGGCACGGCGGCACGGTCTTTGCCCAGGGTGCGGTAGGCGAGGGGGCAACCTTCGGCTTCACGCTGCCGCGCTGA
- a CDS encoding NAD-dependent succinate-semialdehyde dehydrogenase — MTVHNPHPHKTDSDSAHRPFATVNPATGEQLREFPFLDSSEVPAVIERAHEAFGAWRRRPVEERAAVVRRAGELLLERRDEFARLVTLEMGKLIRESHFEVKLAASILTYYGEKGPELLAPQRLPVKGGEAVLVNEPLGVLLGIQPWNFPLYQVARFAAPYLVVGNSILLKHAEICPQSALALEQLFHDAGVPEGVYTNVFLKIADVEGVIAHPAVQGVSLTGSERAGASVAQIAGRHLKRCVLELGGSDPLIILDAPDLAQTIQAAATGRLANTGQSCVAAKRLIVPNELYEPFVAGLAQVFAGLTPGDPMDPATTLGPLSSERAARDLLAQVQDALDKGATLITGGGRPDLPGAFVDATILTDVKPGMRAYSEELFGPVAVVYRVSSDDEAVALANSSPYGLGGAVFCSDLERARAVADRLESGMVWINHPTSSQADLPFGGIKRSGFGRELGHLGLFEFTNRKLIRTLPAKTGSAQVAG, encoded by the coding sequence ATGACCGTCCACAACCCCCATCCCCACAAGACCGACAGCGACTCCGCCCACCGGCCCTTTGCGACCGTCAATCCCGCGACGGGCGAACAGCTGCGCGAGTTTCCCTTTCTCGACTCTTCCGAGGTCCCCGCGGTGATCGAGCGGGCGCACGAGGCGTTCGGGGCCTGGCGGCGGCGACCGGTCGAGGAGCGCGCAGCCGTCGTGCGCCGGGCCGGAGAGCTGCTGCTGGAGCGCCGTGACGAGTTCGCCCGGCTGGTCACGCTGGAGATGGGGAAGCTGATTCGCGAAAGCCATTTTGAGGTCAAGCTGGCCGCCAGCATCCTCACGTACTACGGAGAAAAGGGACCAGAACTGCTGGCCCCGCAACGCCTCCCGGTGAAGGGGGGCGAGGCTGTCCTCGTCAACGAGCCGCTGGGCGTCCTGCTGGGCATTCAGCCGTGGAACTTCCCGCTCTACCAGGTGGCCCGCTTTGCCGCGCCGTATCTGGTGGTTGGCAACAGCATCCTGCTCAAGCACGCCGAGATCTGCCCGCAGTCGGCCCTCGCGCTGGAGCAGCTCTTTCATGACGCGGGTGTGCCGGAAGGGGTATACACCAACGTCTTCCTCAAGATCGCGGATGTCGAAGGGGTGATCGCGCACCCCGCTGTGCAGGGCGTCTCGCTGACGGGGAGCGAGCGCGCGGGCGCCAGTGTCGCGCAGATCGCCGGGCGACACCTGAAACGCTGCGTCCTCGAACTGGGCGGCAGTGATCCCTTGATCATCCTCGACGCGCCGGACCTCGCCCAGACCATTCAGGCCGCCGCAACCGGCCGCCTGGCCAACACCGGGCAAAGCTGCGTGGCGGCCAAACGGTTGATCGTGCCGAACGAGCTGTACGAACCCTTCGTGGCTGGGCTGGCACAGGTCTTTGCGGGCCTGACGCCCGGTGACCCGATGGACCCGGCGACCACGCTGGGGCCACTCTCCTCCGAGCGAGCAGCGCGCGACCTCCTGGCGCAGGTGCAAGACGCCCTGGACAAGGGGGCTACGCTCATCACGGGGGGCGGGCGGCCGGACCTCCCCGGTGCCTTTGTAGACGCCACCATCCTGACGGACGTGAAGCCGGGCATGCGCGCCTACTCAGAGGAGCTGTTTGGGCCGGTCGCGGTCGTCTACCGCGTCTCCAGTGACGATGAGGCCGTTGCGCTCGCCAACTCGTCCCCCTACGGGCTGGGCGGAGCGGTGTTCTGTAGTGATCTTGAGCGGGCCCGTGCGGTGGCAGACCGGCTGGAGAGCGGGATGGTCTGGATCAACCACCCGACCTCCTCGCAAGCGGACCTACCGTTCGGCGGCATCAAACGCTCGGGCTTTGGCCGGGAACTGGGTCACCTGGGCCTCTTCGAGTTCACCAACCGCAAGCTCATCCGCACTCTGCCCGCGAAGACGGGGAGCGCCCAGGTGGCAGGCTAA